Within the Montipora foliosa isolate CH-2021 chromosome 11, ASM3666993v2, whole genome shotgun sequence genome, the region TAACACATTCACTTAATCACTTCCTGAAAAATATTGAAGTTGTTTTGTATCAGAAAGATGTTTATATATTCAACAGTCGCTTTCTTTACACTATACACAGGATagcaacacctccatcactcGGGAATCTTCAGCCCTTGGTATGTTGTCAGGCATTTTGATTTGGGGGAATTGTAACTGAaactaaatctgagtgaccccagcttgaacacagacggtcctgtgacaccagccatgaaatctcagacagcgacccggttatgcttcctgtaaacatcctataacagtcacaatacagagagctgcttaactgtattcagcctgtattcaacaaagttgactactgtaattgtgtacaatgacctgatagattgtacggagcatgacctgggattggttgatcatcatGGCTGTGTGGGCCTTGGGAAGCGCGAAAgtgacacaagcaccaagtggagcgcactagactctccacccagcttggggtcacgtggctggcatcatttggccatgcATCTATCCTTactcaatatttgttttatgagacaggtgctatgaagagaggtgttgctttcccatTAACCTTCATATCCAATTTTTACTACAATCTTTCTGAGTCTATTCATCTTATTGATGTAACACACTCTTCGTGTGTCATCCAGGCAAACTTTGCTATTGGTGAACTGTgcccttttgcaattcagtcctaatcctgcaagtaaagggtgattagcactgccaattactattattttattataaactACAATCGATGCGAGTCTATTCacctattgatgtacacacactAATCACGTGTTATCGAGGCAAACTTTACTGTCATTCGTGATGCTTGCAGTGTTTTTTGTTTaatctgtgatgatcagattatgtactgttttgtcaagttttgctgggTGGTTTCATCAAGAGATGCAGTTATCACCAGGCTGCAGATCATTATCAGAGTCCATGCACATTGACACTATGTCACTAGTAGCAGTCGCTTGTAATGTCacagcaaactggcaattaatgcacaaaatttgatgctttaaaaaccaaacccatATTATATTTCAAGAGAATTTGCAGGAACGGTGAAGTTTGTAAAACTCTTGCCTTCCATCAATATGCTTTCATGGCCTTGTCACCTCAATCATCCAACAGATTTTAGCATCAGATTGTctagtgttattttttttctcagtcaTTGACACTTATTCAAAAAATTTTAAGTTGTTGTTGTATCAGGAAGATGTTTAAATTTGAAACAGACTTTTTCTTTACACTATACTAGAAATTATTAAGCAACAACTCTATCACTTGGGAATattaagcccttggtatgttatcaggcattttgatttggtggcattgtaactgaaactaaatctgagtgaccccaaCTTGAACACAGatggtcctctgacaccagcaaTGAAATCTtagacagcgacccggttatggttcTTGTAAACATCCtataacagtcacaatacagagagctgctgaactgtattcagcctgtattcaacaaagttgactactgtaattgtgtgcaatgacctgatagattgtacagagcatgacctgggattggttgatcatcacggctatgtgggccttgggaagcgcgaaagtggcacaagcaccaagtggagcgcactagactctccacccagcttggggtcacgtggcttgcatcatttggccatctatccttactctatattttttttatgaaacaggtgctatgaagagaggtgttgctttcccactAACCTTAATATCCAATTTTTACAACAATCTTTCTGAGTCTATTCATCTATTGACATAACACACTCTTTGGGTGTTATCCAGGCAAACTTTGTTGTGATTGGTGAGCTGTgcccttttgcaattcagtcctaatcCTGCAAGTAAAgcgtgattagcactgccaattactattattttattataaactACAATCGATGCGAGTCTGTTCacctattgatgtacacacactAATCACTTGTTATCGAGGCAAACTTTACTGTCATTCGTGATGCTTGCAGTGTGTTTTGTTTaatctgtgatgatcagattatgtactgttttgtcaagttttgctgggTGGTTTCATCAAGAGATGCAGTTATCACCAGGCTGCAGATCATTATCAGAGTCCATGCACATTGACACTATGTCACTAGTAGCAGTCGCTTGTAATATCACAGCAAATTGGCAATTAATGCACAACATTtgatgctttgaaaaccaaacccaTATTATCTTTCAAGAGAATTCGCAGGTTTGGTGAAATTTGTAAAACTCTTGCCTTCCATCAATATGCTTTCATGGCTTTGTCACCACAATCATCCAAGAGATTTTAGCATCTCATTGTCTAGTGTTATCCTTTTTCTCACTCATTGACACTTATTCACTCCCTGAAAAAgtttgaagttgtttttgtatcaggaagatgtttaattttaaacattctttttcTTTACACTATACTTATTTTAAGCAACACCTCTATCACTTGGGATTATTAAGCCCTTGGTACGTGTATGTTATCAGGAATTttgatttggtggcattgtaactgaaaCTAAATATGAGTGACCCCAGCCtgaacacagacggtcctctgacaccagccatgaaatctcagacagcgacccggttatggttcctgtaaacatcctataacagtcacaatacagagagctgctgaactgtattcagcctgtattcagcAAAGTTAGctactgtaattgtgtgcaatgacctaATAGATTGTAcggagcatgacctgggattggttgattatcacggctatgtgggccttgggaagcgcgaaagtggcacaagcaccaagtggagcgcactagactctccacccagcttggggtcacgtggctggcatcatttggccatctatccttaatctatatttcttttatgaaacaggtgctatgaagagaggtgttgctttcccactAACCTTAATATCCAATTTTTACTACAATCTTTCTGAGTCTATTCATCTATTGATGTAACACACTCCTTGGGTGTTATCCAGGCAAACTTTGTTGTCATTGGTGAGCTGTGCCCTTTTTAAATTCAGTCCTAAtcctgcaagtaaagggtgattagcactgccaattactattatttttttataaactaCAATCGATGCGAGTCTATTCACCTATTGATGTACACAAACTAATCACGTGTTATCGAGGCAAACTTCACTGTCATTCGTGATGCTTGCAGTGTGTTTTGTTTaatctgtgatgatcagattatgtactgttttgtcaagttttgctgggTGGTTTCATCAAGAGATGCAGTTATCACCAGGCTGCAGATCATTATCAGAGTCCATGCACATTGACACTATGTCACTAGTAGCAGTCGCTTGTAATATCacagcaaactggcaattaatgcacaaaatttgatgctttgaaaaccaaacccaTATTATCTTTCAAGAGAATTCGCAGGAACGGTGAAATTTGTAAAATACTTGCCTTCCATCAATATGCTTTCATGGCTTTGTCACCACAATCATCCAAGAGATTTTAGCATCTCATTGTCTAGTGTTATCCTTTTTCTCACTCATTGACACTTATTCAATCCCTGAAAATgtttgaagttgtttttgtaccaggaagatgtttaattttaaacatacttTTTCTTTACACTATACTTATTTTAAGCAACACCTCTATCACTTAGGTGCAAttaagagaggtgttgcttttaAACTGACCTTAACATCCAACTTTAATTTTAATGGTTGTGAGTCAGGGGTCTCTGGCATCTCCCAAAAGAAGCCACATTAACATGACTCGAATTTTTCTCCTAACTTTGgcagttttttcacgctgttttATGTCATATAACTATAACTGAACGCTGACTGAAGGTGTCACATAATATTCCTCTCCGTAATAGAGCTAACTGTTatttaaatttgatttgataGGCATTTCTACATATCTCTCTGATAGTTACTAACTAAAGGGTACACTGACTCAAAGAAAATTCCCTTTTTATAATTAATGCTGTTACTGATATGCACACACCTCACTAATCTTATCCTGATGTGATTCTTTTACTGATGTACACACGCTTTGCTTTAGCCTTCTCACGTGTCAGTTTCTCAACATGTAACTGATCCATAAACATCTCATCAGGCATTGTAATAACTGTACGGGAGCATTGTATGGGATAAGTCTGTTTGAATCTGTTTGAGTAAAATGCTCAAATTTTGTTCTTTCAAAAACCGAACCCatctttcaaaaaaatttgCAGGAACGGCTTATTTTGTGAAACTCTTTCCTGCTACCATTGTGCTTTGGTTTGACTCCCATAAAGTCAAAGAGCGTGTTATTTTTCAATCAAGGAGTTTGGCTGACGTCTTAAATTTCTGCCTGCATTATCAACTTCATTTCAACATTCGTTTGTCCTGCTCTTAAGAGATATGGCTCCTTTAAATTCAATATTGGAGGAGGTATACCTCTAGTATCTCTGAGGTCATGGGTGTGAATCCCACTGAGTGCCCTAATTTTTTCCAGGGTTCTAACAGGGCAGTTGCTCAATACGTAACTTCAAAGATCATTCCTTAATATATCCATAAACATCGTACAGATATTAGCTGCAGATTCTCTAGATTTTTTAAACGACTCCTTTTGTTACATGTTCCCTGACTCCGCTCTGCTTTTATGATCTTCAAACTTAGACAGAAAAGGCGAACTCTTGATATATATCTGTTGTTTAAACAATCATGATATCGTACAGACTAAAGAGGTAGTGTTTTTGGGTGTGATTCTCGACGAGAATCTTTCTTATATATATAGTAGTCTTTATTTcctcacaagataaaaaatacatatcttatgttacaatatttgagtaaaaaagtatatatatctaagttatttacaattaaaaataaaaaataaaaaatacactcacatagctaaattgtatttaaaaattaagcgATTAATGTAAGAGTTTTTGAATCTATCTGTATTAACTTTCGGATACTGACTTGTtcgattccttaaattgtaagtCGATACTTTCTTCCTGGGTAGTAGTCCCCTTAGAGGGTGTCGGTCTATGCAAGATACCTTACTAAATACTTTTCTATCCTGCTTTTCTAGAAGGTGCTTGATAGAAAAAGATTTAGAAGTATATTTACGTTTGTAACATCTATCTAGAAAATATTGCATTGCTGTCAGCTCCGCCTCAGAAGCACCATATACCGGCAACCCATAAGTGATGGTAGGAAGCACAATACTTGGAAACAAGTGATCTAACTCCGCCTGAGAATAACCTTCCTTACAtaaggatcttaatataaataaGCACTTATTCGCCTTAATCAACTTCACATGCACATGACAATCAAATCGGCAATTACCCTGTAATATTAACCCAAGGACAGAAAGTTGACAAGTTTGTGGAATGCCGAAAACTGGCGTAAACACATTCGTAACGCTTTTCTTTCTAATAACTAgctcctttcatttttttactaTTACTAGACATACAGTTCTTCTCTGACCATTCCATAAACGTTCTTACTATATCCACTGAGTTATCCTGTTCTTTCCTCACGGGCGAAACAAtagtagtatcatcagcatacttaAACAGAATGTCTTTACCATTCAAACTTATCTCTAGATCATTaaggaaaatggtaaacaaatggGGGCCACTCACGCATTGCGTGGTACCCTTATTAACATCTTTCCATTGCCCGACAAACCCATCATATAACAGTCTTTGCTTCCTACTCTCTAAAAAACTCAAATACCAATTGGTAATGTAAGGACTCAAACCTAACTGCTTAAGTTTGACAGATAACAAGTCATGTTTTACAGAGTCGAAAGCCTTACTAAAGTCCATCGCATAGAGTTTAACGGCTGTACACTGTGGATCGTCAAGGTACTGATTGACCGCATGTTGTATGGCAATGAGCGCGTCCGTACAGCTGCCGCCTTCCCTGTAAGCAAACTGCGAGGCAGTCAAGTTCTCCTCTACTACGTCACGCGCATGCGCATTGAAGACGACTTTCTCAAAGGCCCTAGCTATAACTGGTGTAACATTTATTCCTCGATAGTCACATTTCTCTTTCGGCACCTCAACTTTTGGCAGGGGATTAATGTTGGATCTCTTCCACGACCGAGGCCAGGTATGCGTTTTTAACGATAGATTCCACACCCAAGTTACCACCGAAGTAACCAGCTCAGCATGATCTTTCCAAACAGTATAAGGGATGGCGTCAGGACCAGTTGCTGTCTTCTTAATCCTTTGAAGAGTGTTCCACACAACCCTCTCCGAGACAGTAGGAATCTCCACTTCCTCGCCTATCTCCAATGGTGTTGGTGCCGTATACACATCATCAGTACATAATTCAGCGAAATAATTATTAAGCTCCCGGAGAGAATCATGGTCAAGGGATAAAACCGCGCCAGGCCGCCGACGCTGTGATATATCATCTACTCTTTTCCACCAGTCACGGGTACCTATCGCAGCCGAAAAATTCCCTCTATTCTCGCAGATAATTTCCGAAATTCTCTTATTCATGGCCTTTACTCGTTCTGCACTCCCAGTGGAAATGCGTGACTTTTATCTGAGCAGAAAAAAGACGacaaaatgacatttttcgcaaaggtaaatgacaatttttggcaaaacggcaaaggggggaccaagggaaatttttcaaaaatggccgattttttagtcgaacttccaaaggctaaaaaaataggaaatacaagtcgcctgatggcctaattagtatggattgaaagctaaactatcctagatttgtgctatgcaaaaaaccgcatgagaaaagacctattaaaggagaaatgacatttttcgcaaaagtaccgaaaatggcaatttttggcaaaacggcaaaggggggaccaagggaaatttttcaaaaatggccgattttttagtcgaacttcggaaggctaaaaaaattggaaatacaaGTCGCTTGATGGCCTAAATAGTATGGATTGAATGCTAAAGTAtattagatttgtgctatgcaaaaaaccgcatgaaaaaagacctattaaaggagaaatgacatttttcgcaaaagtacagaaaaaggcaatttttggcaaaacggcaaaggggggaccaaggaaaattttttaaaaaatggcggattttttagtcgaacttcggaaggctaaaaaaataggaaatacaagtcgcctaatggcctaattagtatggattggaacctaaactatcctagatttgtgctatgcaaaaaaccgcaagaacaaagacctattaaaggagaaatgacatttttcgcaaaagtaccgaaaatggcaatttttggcaaaacggcaaaggggggaccaagggaaatttttcaaaaatggccgattttttagtcgaacttcggaaggctaaaaaaataggaaatacaagtcgcctgatggcctaattagtatggattgaaagctaaactatcctagatttctgctatgcaaaaaaccgcatgaaaaaagacctattaaaggagaaatgacatttttcgcaaaagtaccgaaaatggcaatttttggcaaaacggcaaaggggggaccaagggaaatttttcaaaaaaggccgattttttagtcgaacttcggaaggctaagaaaatgggaaatacaagtcgcctgatggcctaattagtatggattgaaagctaaactatcctagatttgtgctatgcaaaaaaccgcatgaaaaaagacctattaaaggagaaatgacatttttcgcaaaagtaccgaaaatggcaatttttggcaaaacggcaaaggggggaccaagggaaatttttcaaaaatggccgattttttagtcgaaattccaaaggctaaaaaaataggaaatacaagtcgcctgatggcctaattagtatatattgaaagctaaactatcctagatttgttctatgcaaaaaaccgcatgaaaaaagacctattaaaggagaaatgacattttccgcaaaagtatcgaaaataacaatttttggcaaaacggcaaaggggggagcaagggaaattttttaaaaaatggctgattttttagtcgaaattcggaaggctaaaaaaataggaaatacaagtcgcctgatggcctaattagtatatattgaaagctaaactatcctagatttgtgctatgcaaaaaaccgcatgaaaaaagacctattaaaggagaaatgacattttccGCAAAAGTAtagaaaatggcaatttttggcaaaacggcaaaggggggagcaagggaaattttttaaaaaatggctgattttttagtcgaaattcggaaggctaaaaaaaaaggaaatacaagtcgcctaatggcctaattagtatggattggaacctaaactatcctagatttgtgctatgcaaaaaaccgcaagaacaaatacctattaaaggagaaatgacatttttcgcaaaagtaccgaaaatgacaatttttggcaaaacgccaaaggggggaccaaggtaaatttttcaaaaatggccgattttttagtcgaacttcggaaggctaaaaaaataggaaatacaagtcgcctgatggcctaatgagtatggattgaaagctaaactatcctagatttgtgctatgcaaaaaaccgcatgagaaaagacctattaaaggagaaatgacatttttcgcaaaagtaccaaaaatggcaatttttggcaaaacggcaaaggggggaccaagggaaatttttcaaaaatggccgactttttagtcgaacttcggaaggctaaaaaaataggaaatgcaAGTCGcgtgatggcctaattagtatggattgaaagctaaactatcctagatttgtgctatgcaaaaaacaacatgaaaaagacctattaaaggagaaatgacatttttcgcaaattaccgaaaatggcaatttttggcaaaacgccaaaggggggaccaagggaaatttttcaaaaatggccgattttttagtcgaacttcggaaggctaaaaaaataggaaatacaagtcgcctaatggcctaattagtatggattgaaagctaaactatcctagatttgtgctatgcaaaaaaccgcatgagaaaagacctattaaaggagaaatgacatttttcgcaaaagtaccgaaaatggcaatttttggcaaaacggctaggggggaccaagggaaatttttcaaaaatggccgactttttagtcgaacttcggaaggctaaaaaaataggaaatgcaAGTCGcgtgatggcctaattagtatggattgaaagctaaactatcctagatttgtgctatgcaaaaaaccgcatgaaaaagacctattaaaggagaaatgacatttttcgcaaaagtaccgaaaatggcaatttttggcaacacgGCAAAGggaggaccaagggaaattttttaaaaaatggccgattttttagtcgaacttccaaaggctaaaaaaataggaaatacaagtcgcctgatggcctaattagtatggattgaaagctgaactatcctagatttgtgctatgcaaaaaaccgcatgaaaaaagacctattaaaggagaaatgacatttttcgcaaaagtaccgaaaatggcaatttttggcaaaacggcaaaggggggaccaagggaaatttttcaaaaatggccgattttttagtcgaacttcgaaaggctaaaaaaataggaaatacaagtcgcctgatggcctaattagtatggattaaaaggtaaactatcctagatttgtgctatgcaaaaaaccgcatgaaaaaagacctattaaaggagaaatgacatttttcgcaaaagtaccgaaaatggcaatttttggcaaaacggcaaaggggggaccaagggaaatttttcaaaaatggccgatttttaggcgaacttcgaaaggctaaaaaaatagtaaCTACAAGTCgactgatggcctaattagtatggattgaaagctaaactatcctagatttgtgctatgcaaaaaaccgcatgaaaaaagacctattaaaggagaaatgacatttttcgcaaaagtaccgaaaatggcaatttttggcaaaacggcaaaggggggaccaaggNNNNNNNNNNNNNNNNNNNNNNNNNNNNNNNNNNNNNNNNNNNNNNNNNNNNNNNNNNNNNNNNNNNNNNNNNNNNNNNNNNNNNNNNNNNNNNNNNNNNCGGATTGCGCAAAGGCATTACCCTCATccagaggagcctctatctcctctaattccttgagtcaaccctttcccgagtaaatttatttttagaacaggttttttttccgcgaaaagtatcatattccccttgacgctgagatagctctgttttgattggcttttacacaGGGGCGTGGTGAATGTCccagggagattggcttttacaacagtgagcgtgctgaatctcccaaggagGTGTTCTAtcaataaatctactcgggaaagggttgactccgaggccaagtatgggagatagaggctcctcttaatgagctcctggcAAAGGCCACGTCACAAACACTTGCTGGTTTGCATGTGGCGTCATAGTGGCCATGTTGGATATACCAACAAATGATAACCTCCCAAAGATAACCTCTCTCTTAGCTTCTCTTCGCTGGCCACTTTGATATTccgtagcctgcgagcaggctctccgagTGCCTAGGCTCGGGGTAGAATGAGAGCCTGTCCGCATGGCTGTCGTGTccaaatactgattggctgaaattaatTACTTGGTGATGTCACCATTGACAAGCTCCGACAACAAGAAAGCCACTTCGCTTCGCAGAGATAAAGTGATCAGAAATGCGTATTAGAAAATCGTAGAATGCTGCATATTGGAAGGAAGGGAAGCTCTGTCGCTGTTATCCACAGGATTCGAGAAAGTTCAATTTTCCAACTGTTTTTAGTAGcggcagaaacccataagggatgAACGTGCAACGCGCGTTCActgcttccgaatattcagtgcgaactgattggttgaatgtttcagtgcaaagtaccatatttgTAAACCCCTCGCTCtagttgttccaaatatggtacttagcaaattgaatatcagaagcttgtttcccagcacataaggggccgttacacgtttcaacccttatgggtttctggtagcGGTGAAAATACAACGAGGGCGACATCATGTCACCGTGATAGTTTCCTGTCCTCTACAAAAACCTATCGCTGATCACATTTTGACAGAAGCTTGGGCCTTTCGGCTCCCTCAGTAATGCTTATTTTACGATAAAGGAACTCTACACAGTTTTAGCAAGTATTTAGTTAAGCCGAAAATGCGGCTTTcacaaatgattgctcgatcTCCCGCAATACTCCAAGCAACTTCCGCTAGGAAGTagactttattattatgcaaattatccGAAAAGAATTGTATTGTCATCCAGCATGGCCGCCGTGTCACGGGGGTGCAAACCTCAACAGATCACGCTAAACTATGAAACGGCCATTACTATTACATCCTGTGTGTATGTATTTATGTACATATGAGGTGGTCCAAttgactgcgagcagtcccttcatgaatcagagttaactgaatagagtgtaatgtgaagtgctatatttctatcccatatgaaccatgtgagcgttagccctactgatgggaaatgggcccacacaaggacagagaaaaactctgaccagggtgggaattgaacccacgacctacgatgttccatcagtagggcctTAGatgttccatcagtagggctaacgctcacatggttcatatgggatagaaatatagcacttcacattacactctattcagttaactctgttttaaaatgtaagtgctacacggccaacgtttgtatagaAGTAAAACCTTCACTTCATGAATCAGGTGAGCGGCCGTTCCACTCAttgaagggactgctcgcagttcATTATCCTTTTCAGACCCACTCGCTCTCCCAACCACGTGATCAGAGGAAAATCTATGATGTAGACCGGAAACAGAGAAACCGGAAGTTAGCAGATCTGGTTCCCAGTCTATGCTTCAATTTAACTTGGACACACGAGGACAGTGAAGCTGAGTGAAGGGTAATCGAATTTTAGCGTAAGATTAAGGTAAGTTCGTATTTGTCTGGATGatttttctaattgaaattctTAGTAGCGTTTCTTCTTGTATATTTACTGTGACtagaaataatttatttcacactGATACTATCTTGTATCTGGGGAAGTGGCAAATAACTTGCTTACATTTCTGGTGCATCGATCCCGTTGAGACCGGTGGTTCGACTCGTGGCAGAGTccccaatattttttttttgcattctcctataatttttttaatgtcaaaTTTACGTCAAGTTTTAAACTTAAAGGTCTTACTTGCTTCTTCCTGACAAATGTGAAGGTTGCAATACCCTATTTATAAAAGCTCTGTGTGTTGCCGCGACACGATAAGAGCTTGTGTTTTTCCTATTACGGAGGAATTATCGAAGCTACAGTGTTACTTTCTTTAAATCTGATTTTGGATTAGTAAGAGATATACTAATCCATCCGagcatgaaaaagaaaaaaaaaaaaaaaactgaaaacgcAGCATTAAACTGGCTCCAGAAGCGTGCAACGTTGATCAAACaaggccgtagccagaaaaaaagttatgactgaggcaatgtccatcgTTAAATACTCTTCGTAGTATTTAGGTGTTTATGACGAGTAAATTTTGAAGATAACACTAGAATAACTATTTATTTTAACGaaccaagaaaaaaatgatcgaggtaagggtggtttagtggtcatcaatcgtgcctcccacctctgtgacccaggttcaactctggcctcgggtcg harbors:
- the LOC137977396 gene encoding uncharacterized protein — protein: MNKRISEIICENRGNFSAAIGTRDWWKRVDDISQRRRPGAVLSLDHDSLRELNNYFAELCTDDVYTAPTPLEIGEEVEIPTVSERVVWNTLQRIKKTATGPDAIPYTVWKDHAELVTSVVTWVWNLSLKTHTWPRSWKRSNINPLPKVEVPKEKCDYRGINVTPVIARAFEKVVFNAHARDVVEENLTASQFAYREGGSCTDALIAIQHAVNQYLDDPQCTAVKLYAMDFSKAFDSVKHDLLSVKLKQLGLSPYITNWYLSFLESRKQRLLYDGFVGQWKDVNKGTTQCVSGPHLFTIFLNDLEISLNGKDILFKYADDTTIVSPVRKEQDNSVDIVRTFMEWSEKNCMSSNSKKMKGASY